Within Sander lucioperca isolate FBNREF2018 chromosome 22, SLUC_FBN_1.2, whole genome shotgun sequence, the genomic segment ATCAGGGGGAATGGTATCAGAGAGGATCATGGGAGAGCCGAGTTGCAACTCCTGCTGCAGCGATTCCAGATCAGCTGGAGTCATGCGGTGCACCTCGCTCCAGTCAGACAACAGGGAGGCCGAAAGTGGGGCCGAATCGTAACTGATGAAAGAGAAGGATAAGATAGAAAGCATTAAGAGTGGACCTATTATAATCATACAAACCAAAGAGTGTGAGTGCCAACACTAAAAGTCAAAATTGTTCTGAAAACTACATATATGAATATCTGCAGCGCACTTTGAAAGTCCCTCTCCAATCAAGTGTGTTTTGCTTCTTATTACTTTAATCTAATGTCTGACcttcactgtgcagaatgatgCATGTACAGAGTTTGACACTAGAAGACTGTTTTCACTTTCATCTGCTGAAAAGGGAAAGTTTCTCTGAGCTCACCTTAAATCTGAGCTGATGGCGTGTAGATACGAGAGAATCGCTACTAGTTTGGAAGCCAATCATGGTCCTGTGCGATGTGGAAACTTTAAATCTCTGGTACATGCATGTAAGGGACCTTTTAGCAAAGTAGGAGACATCTTGTATCCAGTAGTTAAACTTTTGAAATAAATGATTTGCAATTTCATAGATTCTGGATGTTTTTAATGATTGACAATGAGTCAATGTCGTTTTAAGAAAATTCATATCAGACACAAATCATTATGTCAAGCCTcagcagatacagacaccaccacacaccTCTACTGGGTCATAAGTTATAATTGAGAGGGATTTCTTTTGTGTTAGTCTATATATTGTGTTTTTAGGAAAGTCCGTTACATATAGCTGTTTTTTAAAAGTGAGATCTGGTGTTTGCACTTGGACAATTACAGCGACTAATTAGGTAATTATGCTTTTAATGTACACATAGGCATGGCATGTGAGCACTTGGAATTTGATTAttctgctgcattcatgtgtgaaaacatcACAAATGAAACGGTAATGTAAAGCACACACAGCTGTGTAAGGTCTAATAGAACTTTAGCCATGGTTGACCCAGAACTATTGTGCAGCTGCAGAGCCATGTTTATCTAAACGATTACCAGATAATATATTGAAATAAATGGGTAAAAGTTAAGCAGAaagcatgtgtttttttttctccagtatTAGACATTAGTTTGTTCGTGGGAGCAGTATTAGACCTTACCTGTCCCGGTCACAGTGTTGCAGATCTGTGAGAGACTGGTTGAGAAGATCATCCAGGTCAAAGCCCACGCCGTACCCAGCCCCACTGCCTTTAGGGGTGACCGAGAACACCGGGGGTAAAACATCCTCTACCTGACACGAATAAAGGGGAAACATTGGGTCAACTGAACTCTGTATCCTTAACATCAGTTCAACGCAAGCAGAagattgtgatatttaaacctGGTATATAAGcacaagaaaatgtttttgtatagCATCTATAATGAAAGCAACACCAGTGCTCTGTCAATACATAACATCTTCTCTAGATATGCTAGCTGCAATATTTTACAAGGAAGGCGCAACGCAGCAGAAGAAACCTGAGACACACCTGGGACTTTGAGAGTTGCAgtgttacagtatgtatgtcGGGGGCAATGGAGGGCCCTTGCTGTCCAGTATCTGTGAATCCTAAGCTAGGGTGAGGCTGTGAGGGGACCCCTAAAGGCCCACAGATAGGGTTTGTGGTCTGTAGCCCAGATTTCTCTCCTACAGAGGAACACAGCTTCTCCATCGGACCAGCACTTGCAGTCGAGGGGTTGGGGTGGGAGTTGAGGTTATTTTGCCGTCCGATATCCACATTCCCATTCATCTGTCTGGTGGTTAATGTTGGAGCTTTTGTCAAAAAACTCTCTAGAGGAAGCAGTTGCGACTGAGGTTGAGGGTCATGCTGGGTTTGACTTTGAGGTTGGAGCTGGGGCTGAAGAAAGCTCGACGGTTGAGGCTGTGGTTTCCTGTTTGGTTGTGGTTGTGGTGGCCTTGTCTCTAATTGCTGCCCGTTCCAATTCCCCAAACAGTTAAAACCACTTATTCTGTTGCTCTCACTGTGAGGTTTGAGCATGTTGTTCTTAACAAAGGCACTAGTGACGGTCATTATATCTATCCCTCCGCTTACAGCAACAACTATATCCGCTGAAGGTTTCCTCTGGCTCGTGGAGAAATGTAATGATGGTTGCTGGGTGCTGGGAGGCTGAAACACGCCTGGCTGGTTAGGTTTAACTTGAGAGATTAACTCTTCATGAGACGTAATCTTCCTGGCCTCCTTGCCAGTGTTATTGTTCAGTGCTCCTTGGGTGTTGTCACTGATGGCTACACCCCTGTGCAAGTTCACAGTACAGTCTTTACTCATTGCTCCATCGTTATTAGGAGTCTGAGATTTGTCATTGCGGCTGTCCATCATTTTTGTCCAACGTTGCAAAAGGCTTTTGTCATCGTCACTCAGCAGAACCCCACCCAGTGAGTCCCCCTGCTttccctcttttttctctctttccttcattttccgctccctctctcttgctCGTTCCTGCCTCTTccttcttttctcctctctttcGCGTTGACGCTCCTGGGCTGTGACAGGCCGACGCAAATCTGGAACAGAAGACAGGGAGGACGACACACCACCTCCTGTGCCAGCGTCAATGCCCAGCGCAGAGGTACCTCCGTCTGCAATAAACGTACAAAATTCTGATAAAGGCTTTCTAAAAATGGCATGTAAATGATATATAAGTGGATATGGAAAACAATGAACTTACCACCCCTGGCTTTATTTCTGAGAGCTGATTTCAATAAAGCTGCTTTAAGTGCAGCTTTTGTAACCTCTGAAATAGCTCCTTCTATTCTGGTTCCCTCTCCGGCACCTGGAGGAGGCCTGGCATTCTTGGACAGTGACTGTGAAAGGGACTGAGACAGTGACTGGGCCTGTGCCACCGAGAGACAAAGGGAAGGCACAGTGGTGGGTAGGGGCGTCATGGTCTGTGCTGGCGTGGCAGGAATAGAGGTGGGAGCCTGGGCCATGGACTGGCCCTGGGTGGGCTGAGTCAGAGGAGCCTGACTTCTGGTCAGCTGGTCCTGTACCTCACTGTCTCTCATTGTTTCTGATGGATTATCCTGACTAGACACTGGTGTTGTTAAATCTATAGTCTCTGGCTGACCGCTGTCTGAGTTGGCACTAGGCATGTCCACATCAACTGGGCCACTTTCGCTTTTAGAAAGAAGAGGCAAATTATGGGTTACTTGAGACGGGGCAACTTCTAAAAGGGTCACAGGCTTATTAAAGGTTTGCATCTGATTTGTATATGTGTTGTTCCCGTCTGCTGGTGTGTGATCTTGTTGCTGTTGAGATTTCACTTCTCTCATTTGCTGTTGCTGTATCTGTGCTGCTTGTGGATGTTGTGCCATTGGAACCAGTGTTGATTTGCTCATCTGAACAGTGGAGGGCTGAGCATTACACTGGTTACTGCTTTGTGCTGCAGCTCTGCCATTCGTCCTTGCCAAGGGCCTGAACTGCAGTCTTTGACGACAGCCCTGTTTGTTTTGATGAAAGTCCTGAATCTCCATCAGAATCGCCTCTTTAATTTGTTCCTTGTTTATTGGAAGCTTGTCAAATTCAAAGTCAAAAGCTGGCACGCAAATTGGCTCATCATCGGGGTCGTGGTACTTAGACAGGTAAGGATGCTCCAGTGCTTGTGTCACACAGATTCGTTCACGAGGGTCAAAGCGCAACATGGCAACCAGCAGGTCCAAAGCCTCTGGTTCAGCTTGTGGGTACAGTTTGGCCAAAGGCACAGCAGACCGTGATGGAAGACTCTGAACATAGGAGCGTACTCTGTCAGCCCTAATAGTACTAATCAACCCCTCAGGAGGAGTGCCTAACACACCCAAAATGAGCGTGAGCTGGTGGACGTAGTGCTTCCCAGGAAAAAGCTGCTTACGCCCCAACATTTCTGCAAAGATGCAGCCCACAGACCACAAGTCAATGGCCAAACTATAGTGATTGAGAGACAGCAGGAGTTCAGGAGCACGGTACCATCGAGTTGCCACATATTCAGTCATGAAGGAATGAGACTCCTCAGGGTGTGAACTTAGACCCCTTGCCATGCCAAAGTCACCAATTTTTAGCTCACAGTTCTCGTTCACTAGCAGGTTGGAGGGTTTGAGGTCGCGGTGGATTACGTTTGCAGAGTGCACATACTTCAGGCCACGGAGGAGCTGGTAAAGAAAGTAGCGTGTGTGTTCTGAGGTGAGCGTCTGGGAAGAGTGTATGATCTGATGCAAGTCACTCTCCATCAGGTCCAGCACCACATACCTGCACACATGGGAAGGGCAAAAATTGAGAAATGTGTGACATCAACTGAGCCATAACGTATATCTTAATAGATTATTAGGATTGTGTCTCAGTTACCAAACCTGTTTACTGCAATTTTCACTGATATAAACTAATCCTTAAGAGATTTGTTTTCATCTCCGTTTTAATTGGCCACATTTTCTAatttccaaaatgtttttttttcaggttaGCATTTTTTGTAATTATCCTTGAAGATTTTAGTTATTGATAAATATTACTGAATGCTTGTGATGGGTGAAAAACATAACTAATCAAAGATGTAAGTGAACATTGCCTCTTGAGTTTATAACTTGGTGGAATGTTTagttgtgtgtaaatgtgttgaCTAAAATTAAACATCCAATTATTTCATCCAAATCTTGAAAGTTTCCAGATATTAACTAAACGTAAGAGTTCTACAGACATTTCTAGCCTAAGGAGGAACCTTGTGCaccatgaaaataaaaaagtacatACACAGACTTGAAGGCAGAATGAGGAAGGTTAGGCTGCAGGATGTCTTTGATGGCAATAATATTGTCATGTTTGAAGTGCTTGAGAATCTTCAGCTCTCGCAAAGTGCGTTTAGCATTTGTCAACACTTCAAAAGCATTGGAGATCTTCTTTATCGCCACCTGCTGGCCTGTGAAATGTACATAAGCTCAAATGAAAAAGTGGCAGGACAGGGTGTACAACTGAGTTTGAATGACAATGTTAACTGATAATGAATTTCCACATTTAACATTGAGCAGTGAgtacacacacaattacatatgcactatttttttcaacaaatcaGTCCTACCATTGTCCCTTCTCCTAGCAGACGAAACGACACCATAGGCCCCTGTGCCGATGGTTTCGATAACATCATACTCCTCTCCGACGTCGAACTTCACGTCCAGAGAGTGCGCTTTAAGCAAAGCCAAGTTTTTTGCTGTTGTGCTGGTGTCTGTGGTGCCTCCTGTTGCCTCAACTTCACGCTGGTTCTGGTTTTCTCTGCTTTTGTCAGTGGCCATTCTTTCAGGCGACATGGCCACAGGTTGACCATTTTTTCCATCTCCTCCCTCCTTAGTTGACATTTTTCTGTAAATATTCCAAAATAGCAAAGTgagatttaatttaaataaggGTATGTCCTATATAGTAATCACAGAATGGCAAACGTATGCAAAAGAATAAAACTGAAGTTCAAAGCAATGACATGTTGCACCATTATGCATTCAATTACTTATTTCATTAATTtctaattaataataatgtaatacatCACAAGATCATATAGAATTCTGCTAAAAGTCAAGTCAATAAAGAAAACTATTGAATTAATACCAAgccctaaataaaataaaaatagcgaAACAGTCAAtgaattatttgtttttttaaacagaaaatgaatcgaTAACTATTTAGATAATCATATAATTGTTTAAATCACTTTTCACTCAAACATGCCAAACCATGGCAAAACAATAGCTTTTCAAATGtgagtgtttgttttctttgtccAATTTGATAGTATACTGAATATAACAGGTTCGGGGCTGTTGGTCCGACAAAACAGGCAAGTTAAATGTTTAGGTTTTGGCTCTGCTTTTCTATTTTCTCACACTTAATAGACACAACAAGCAATTATTTGAGGAAATGGGCAGAGTAGTTAATGGTTGGTAGCAGCACGAAATAAGTGTCAGTGTCTTTCATAAAACACGTAATAACCTAACCACATTTAACTACACCAACAGTCTTACGAACTAGGTATCAGTATTATCTGATAAGGGTGGGGAAACATGCTATTTGCTGACTGCTAGTCAGTCCCTGCAACATTTAATCCTTGGAAAGCTAACAAgcaggtaaaaaaaagaaaagaaaaccagTAATTATCTGTAGCCAAAAGACCAGAGCTGAAAGACACTGATACGGGtaatatttctgtttctttggAAGCCAACTTCCTGGTATCCAAGTTTAGCTGTCTAACTCTATTCTGCCAGAGCCCCGAGCCCCCAGGAACCACTTCAGGACTCTTTCTCCAAAAGTCAGTGGGCTACATAGATACAACTTAATGGTGATTGAGATGATGATGGTAATTGTTTGGTCAAAATATCGACTAAACAGAGGTGTTAAGTGCAACAAGGCATAACCAACACGCAGTCCAGTCATCCATTAGGCCTGTCAGTCAAGTGGCCAGAACCTGTAGCTCTCCGTCAAAAGACTGCTCTAGATTACAGTTGGAGTTAGTTTataaatagatagacagagaacAAACGTACACGGAGCTATATTTAAGGAACCGCTAGTTTCTGTACTACAGCgtggttaaaataaataaattgcatgACAAAGACGCAGCCTTGACCACTGTTTGACGCAGGGgcgtaggctaacgttagttacCTGAAGCTCAGGCTTTCTAGGAACGTAAACCGTTAACCCATGTCTTTTTCGGTTTATATTATCAAACGGGGAAACCTATAGAGCTGTTTCTAAGTGACGGAACAGACTCTCACCTTGCAAACAACCCACAACATACGTAATCGTGTTTTTAATCCTGTAGTAGCGCGGCTATCTCTTGTTTTGGTCTGTCGCATCCTCGTACAGTTCCGTGTTGGGTTTGAGTGCCATGTGGCGGACCAACGAGGTGGGGCGACGTCCGAAATACCGTCCAATAGAAGTAGAGTACGTAGGGGAGGCGGGACATTACGGCAGACAGTAGGGTCTCTGTTTCTTTTGGGTGGTGGTGACGCCGTTTTCCAGAATTTAATAATTTTAGGAGGGGCCATATTGGGACAAGGGCTACCTGCACTTACCTCTTTGTATGTATGATCGACTAAACTAACAACTTGTAAACTGCTGCTACCACTACATGTTAATACTGCTAATAGTAATAGGTTAAAGGCCAACAATAGTTGCTGTAACTACACTGGAGCAGATagatagaaaagaaaaatggtAGAAAAGATAGACAGATAGTAGTAATATGATTAGCCTAGTAGTAATCATGTAGGTAGTCATTCTACAGAAACGCCCAGGCTTTGAAGAAAGCAAACACTTTAATCATAGGCTACTTTGTAGTCACATTTAATTTTCATATTTTGATAATAGCATGTCCCTTGAATAGTTATACTTATTTAAACCATGAATTGGACAATATCTGTTTTTAATCAATTATATAAAATTCCAAATACAAGAAAATTGCTTGTCCCCAGGTCATGTATGGAGGTTTAAGAGCTGTTATGAGTTTTAAAAGATATTTCTCTCCCATTTTAAATGCAATAATGTTTACACCAAATCACATTTATGAAGTGgataacataacaaaataaaataccaactaaatattataaataatatgaaaatgtttgtcACCTGGTGTCATGTCACCAAGTGTTACCACTTATCTGAAGAGTTTTGACATCCCTTCCTGTACTGTACATTCTACTTCCTAAAGAACTGTACCATGAAGGCACTTGGTAAATCTACTGtctcttttaaaatgttggaaaatttCTCATTTATCTCAATTTCATGCAAGGCATTTAGTTAGCGTCACTGGTATGATTTATTTTATCATAAGGGAACAAAAGATTAAACACATGGATTAGTTTACATATTTTAGAGAGTTTAGCATGATTAGCAACCTGTGGTTTGAGGTAACCTACTGTAGATTCCATTtgtaaaatacatgtttttttaaaaactgtcacTGGTTACTGCTCCTCATGGTAACACCAGTTTTGACTAAATGTACAAAcgatttaaaatacattaagcTCTCATTTATGTGGATTCATAAAGCCAAAGGGTTAACCAATACTGTAAACTAAGTTTGAAtgtataaaaaaatgaataggcCTACATTTGGAAGTCATATTGTTATTCATATTGTTATTCCAAAAGTGAAATTATTTTCAcactgtggtattagtactggtTGAAGTAGGCTAAATCTTCCACTAAATATACACGGATTCCCCTCAGGCCAAACAGACTAAAGTCCAATACACAGCAAACACCCCTGTGGCTGGTCCAACATCTGTAACTGGCTGTCCAATGAAAGGCCGTGACAAAAAGTCACCAGACCAATCAAAAGTGAGAATCCGACACGTCACCGGCTTACAAGGAGGACAATTTAGTGAAGTTTGAAGGAAACCGAAGTTTCTCCTCATCTTTTAGCCAACTAGAGTCATTTAAGTCCATCTGACAGTGTCATCAGTGTAGGCTACGTGTCCTGAAATAAACATGGCGTTGCCGAAATGGGAGAGAAAAGCGCGCACATTTCTGTGCGTTTTcggtttgtttttgtctgtttatgCACTTCACGTCGAGCTGTCTCGAGAGAGAAACCCAGATTACAGGGCGATGTGTGACCTCGGAGAGTCTGTGAGCTGCTCCAAAGTTTTTACCTCCAGGTAGGCCTATGTTTTTAATCCTTGTTTGGTTTTCTCAGCTCATACCTGCTTTGTTCTAATCTGCAGAATCACATCCCCAGACCTcgaattgtatttatagtgacCATTGAATCATTTCGGGGTCTTGCTTGTAAAATCTGAATAGCCTATTTCTCAGCAGGTCTGACCCCCCTTTATTTGCCACGTGTTAAAATCCTAGAAGTGCTTCAAATCAGCTACTGTTTTACTTAATGAGAACACCAAAGATGGACATTCCTATTTTGACTTTTCCTGTTTTCATTAAATTAGCCTATCTGCATGTATGAATATTTTACAGGAGGTCTAAATCATTATGTAggctatgtttttttaattttcttttcagTAATGTTTGTTCTGACTGTTTcctctttatttttttgcagatgGGGACGTGGTTTTGGCTTGGTCCAGTTCTTTGTTGCCAAAGATAGCCCTCTGAACCAGCCCAACAGTGTACTTGGCATCATATTTTACACTCTGCAAATGGGCCTCGGTTAGTCTGTCATTGTCTTCTGCAAATTACAGTGCAGTGCTGTGTGATTTGAGGAGAAATAGATAGCCTTTCTGTTTATAGATACTGCTTGCAATTCAGCATCTTGTTTAACCATGGCTGGGCCTACAATTTAGTTTAATTCAATATTGCAGTATTTTAGGTGAAATAATAAAGAGatataacatatttttttattacacagATGTATCAATTGTCAGTCTATGTTTTTTAGTCAAGCATATCAGTCGTGCATGATTTcctaaatataatgtaatgtattttatcGAAGAATTGAATtcctctgtgtttgtctttatTGCAGGACTGTCTCTGTCCAAAAAAGCAGCAATGTTTTTGGTCTTCTCCTCCTGGGTGTCTGTGGCCGGCTCAATTTATCTCGCATCTATTCTTGCCTTTGTTCTGGGGGATTTCTGCATGGTCTGCGTGTCAACATATATCGTCAACTTTGCGTTGCTCTTCACCAACCTGAAACGTAGGAGAGCAATGGAAGCAATGAAGGAAAAGGCTGGATAGAAAGTGATACTGAAATTCACCTTTTTGTGTGGAGACGAAGCCAAGCTggatctataaaaaaaaaaaaagacaattctCTCCCACAGTATTTATGCATTGTTTACACCTTGGAAGACTTTTCAGAGAAACAGAATTAGATCAAAAgatctataaaaaaataattttagagAAACTTGCTAAGGCAACAGTCTTTTTCGTATATAAATGTGCATTTGTAATACTGATTACACACTTTTGAGTCTCTTGTCTCGTGATTTAGACCTGGCTTGTgaagacaaacaaaaatataaaaaatggaTTAGTCTAGAAATCTAAAATTGTAATTTCCACCCTGGGGGATCAatacagtataaattattacaATTATTAGTAAATTACTATGTGGTAAAGCAATACAGAGACATGCAATTACCCAGTCTAACCAGGAGATGGAGCCAAATGCACAGTTATGGTAAATGTGGATACATCAGCCAGGTGTAGTTTAGTGTTATATTTCAAGAATACAGAAGCTATAGTAATTGCATTACAGGTATAACTAAAAATAACATAACCCCAAAAGTCTTGTGAAACTCTgctttattttcacatttaaacCAAATGTAAGCCATACATCAACCTAAAGGAAAAGTTAGATATTTTGTTATAGGCTTACCCCAATTTTAAGATGAATGGCACCACAAATCCTTCTGTTTTAGCTAAGTGTTCATTGATTGTTAGACCAGGTTAGACACATGCGCCACTGGCACGCTACTGTAAGTAGTGTGTTTCTAATCCTAGCAATGGTGGCAGTTGAATGCAGCGATTAGAAGTAAAGATGCGGTCAGTGTATCTCTTGgtcattcaattttcatttcataaacaggtattaaaaaacaaaaaatgaaaggttatttgattttcgttttaaaatacaaaatttaaaattgaaatacaaggcgtGTTTTCCTTTTCCTGGTCAAAAGGGGATGAgagatatttaaaaatatgaagcgcaggcatttaagtggcaccgaaatgaggcaccaaaatccgcgttgctattcggtccggtagataccgcttgtttaggcaccggtgccaCATTAGCACTAGGTTTCGGTACCCATCCctactctagagtcatagtgagagaaacaaaggtgaccaggtcagacttcttcagaagtaatGTGAACACTGAAGAGGGATAAAATAAGATCTGGAATCCCCAGGCACTTAGGCCCCAGATTCTGATTCCTTACACTTTAAACTCTAAACTATCCCTCTTAAGCGTATTTGTTTTGATGATCACTTAACCAGTGGACTGAAATAAATTACTGAGACGATAGAATAAAGTCAACACTTCTTTAGTAacagcattttaaaatatatacaaatacacatgcaGGCCTACATGCGGGCTACACAACTGACACCTCCTTGTGCCTCCCAGTTATGCGCAAATGCTGAACAGTTCAGTCCCTATTTATTTCCCTCTGGGCGTTGTCCTCCTCTGCGTCTTCAGAATGGGTGGGGGTTAGCTCCATGAACCCCAGGAAAGCAGGAAGGTCTGTCTTTACTCCAGTAAAAGTGAAACAGGAACCCCTTTATcctgtcttcctcctctcctccaccgTCTTCGTGACTTggcataaacacatacacattatgGGCTATTTCCTGATTAGATAATCACTGGTGCGTATGGTGTGTAAACTGGATTAGATCATTACCCTTACTGTTAACACACGATGAGCTGGTATTGACAGGTTACATCAGTATGGGACAGTGGAAAAGTACAAAATACCGACAGGATGAGAGACATCGGTTGTGAAACAACTGTTATGAGTGTGGTCATGTGAGAAGTCATGTAAAAGTTACATGACTtatacactgtaaacccgaataagttaccagaactcaaaaaatgtgaggcaatcagttgccacaatttttttaagttgattaacttaaaagtcaaaattttccagaacttaaaaggttggatgaattgctacatgtaccttttgataacagttaaattaaaagtgctcatttaactcaactcaaatatttgcagttaatatgacttacagttttctgttaaggcagctcaattattttcagttattatgacttaaagttttgagtttacaaaccacaggaataagttcacagaactttaaaaaaataagtacacaaccacaccagtttatgttaactaaactcaatgtttattagtttgtgttgtcattgttttaagtacacattagtcaaatatgttgtttgtttacttaaaaacatgtgactcaaaacttaaaaattttgtggcaactgattgcctcacttacattaagtttacctaacttaatatatctaaaagtcatgaaagtccgcttttgaacagttaaatttaaaattaaatacaaaaataaataaacatttataaattaaaataaatagaataaaaaaataattttaaaatatacttaaataaattgtatataaataaataaatacatttgagagatttttaagaagaaaaacttctagccttccaaatgtgttcctggtcacttaaggaacacaccgacttattgggactttagcttattccccatatcccccagagttagataagtccatacatacccttctcatctccgtgcgtgtctgacgcacccactgctagctgctgagaaacagccatcttctaaccgtatacatactgacaactattctcagaaagggtgaagcactgatacttctgctacttgggcagagtgatttgcacctgagaagccc encodes:
- the mapk7 gene encoding mitogen-activated protein kinase 7 isoform X1, whose protein sequence is MSTKEGGDGKNGQPVAMSPERMATDKSRENQNQREVEATGGTTDTSTTAKNLALLKAHSLDVKFDVGEEYDVIETIGTGAYGVVSSARRRDNGQQVAIKKISNAFEVLTNAKRTLRELKILKHFKHDNIIAIKDILQPNLPHSAFKSVYVVLDLMESDLHQIIHSSQTLTSEHTRYFLYQLLRGLKYVHSANVIHRDLKPSNLLVNENCELKIGDFGMARGLSSHPEESHSFMTEYVATRWYRAPELLLSLNHYSLAIDLWSVGCIFAEMLGRKQLFPGKHYVHQLTLILGVLGTPPEGLISTIRADRVRSYVQSLPSRSAVPLAKLYPQAEPEALDLLVAMLRFDPRERICVTQALEHPYLSKYHDPDDEPICVPAFDFEFDKLPINKEQIKEAILMEIQDFHQNKQGCRQRLQFRPLARTNGRAAAQSSNQCNAQPSTVQMSKSTLVPMAQHPQAAQIQQQQMREVKSQQQQDHTPADGNNTYTNQMQTFNKPVTLLEVAPSQVTHNLPLLSKSESGPVDVDMPSANSDSGQPETIDLTTPVSSQDNPSETMRDSEVQDQLTRSQAPLTQPTQGQSMAQAPTSIPATPAQTMTPLPTTVPSLCLSVAQAQSLSQSLSQSLSKNARPPPGAGEGTRIEGAISEVTKAALKAALLKSALRNKARGDGGTSALGIDAGTGGGVSSSLSSVPDLRRPVTAQERQREREEKRRKRQERARERERKMKEREKKEGKQGDSLGGVLLSDDDKSLLQRWTKMMDSRNDKSQTPNNDGAMSKDCTVNLHRGVAISDNTQGALNNNTGKEARKITSHEELISQVKPNQPGVFQPPSTQQPSLHFSTSQRKPSADIVVAVSGGIDIMTVTSAFVKNNMLKPHSESNRISGFNCLGNWNGQQLETRPPQPQPNRKPQPQPSSFLQPQLQPQSQTQHDPQPQSQLLPLESFLTKAPTLTTRQMNGNVDIGRQNNLNSHPNPSTASAGPMEKLCSSVGEKSGLQTTNPICGPLGVPSQPHPSLGFTDTGQQGPSIAPDIHTVTLQLSKSQVEDVLPPVFSVTPKGSGAGYGVGFDLDDLLNQSLTDLQHCDRDSYDSAPLSASLLSDWSEVHRMTPADLESLQQELQLGSPMILSDTIPPDA
- the mapk7 gene encoding mitogen-activated protein kinase 7 isoform X2, which encodes MSTKEGGDGKNGQPVAMSPERMATDKSRENQNQREVEATGGTTDTSTTAKNLALLKAHSLDVKFDVGEEYDVIETIGTGAYGVVSSARRRDNGQQVAIKKISNAFEVLTNAKRTLRELKILKHFKHDNIIAIKDILQPNLPHSAFKSVYVVLDLMESDLHQIIHSSQTLTSEHTRYFLYQLLRGLKYVHSANVIHRDLKPSNLLVNENCELKIGDFGMARGLSSHPEESHSFMTEYVATRWYRAPELLLSLNHYSLAIDLWSVGCIFAEMLGRKQLFPGKHYVHQLTLILGVLGTPPEGLISTIRADRVRSYVQSLPSRSAVPLAKLYPQAEPEALDLLVAMLRFDPRERICVTQALEHPYLSKYHDPDDEPICVPAFDFEFDKLPINKEQIKEAILMEIQDFHQNKQGCRQRLQFRPLARTNGRAAAQSSNQCNAQPSTVQMSKSTLVPMAQHPQAAQIQQQQMREVKSQQQQDHTPADGNNTYTNQMQTFNKPVTLLEVAPSQVTHNLPLLSKSESGPVDVDMPSANSDSGQPETIDLTTPVSSQDNPSETMRDSEVQDQLTRSQAPLTQPTQGQSMAQAPTSIPATPAQTMTPLPTTVPSLCLSVAQAQSLSQSLSQSLSKNARPPPGAGEGTRIEGAISEVTKAALKAALLKSALRNKARDGGTSALGIDAGTGGGVSSSLSSVPDLRRPVTAQERQREREEKRRKRQERARERERKMKEREKKEGKQGDSLGGVLLSDDDKSLLQRWTKMMDSRNDKSQTPNNDGAMSKDCTVNLHRGVAISDNTQGALNNNTGKEARKITSHEELISQVKPNQPGVFQPPSTQQPSLHFSTSQRKPSADIVVAVSGGIDIMTVTSAFVKNNMLKPHSESNRISGFNCLGNWNGQQLETRPPQPQPNRKPQPQPSSFLQPQLQPQSQTQHDPQPQSQLLPLESFLTKAPTLTTRQMNGNVDIGRQNNLNSHPNPSTASAGPMEKLCSSVGEKSGLQTTNPICGPLGVPSQPHPSLGFTDTGQQGPSIAPDIHTVTLQLSKSQVEDVLPPVFSVTPKGSGAGYGVGFDLDDLLNQSLTDLQHCDRDSYDSAPLSASLLSDWSEVHRMTPADLESLQQELQLGSPMILSDTIPPDA
- the vkorc1 gene encoding vitamin K epoxide reductase complex subunit 1, which encodes MALPKWERKARTFLCVFGLFLSVYALHVELSRERNPDYRAMCDLGESVSCSKVFTSRWGRGFGLVQFFVAKDSPLNQPNSVLGIIFYTLQMGLGLSLSKKAAMFLVFSSWVSVAGSIYLASILAFVLGDFCMVCVSTYIVNFALLFTNLKRRRAMEAMKEKAG